CGGGATGGCTTTTCCCCGGTACACATAGCCACCGGTGACGCTGATCCCCACATCGTGGCTATATTCGTCGATTGGTGCAATGAGCGTTGAACGGTCGGCACCCGGCGGTACATTATATTCATGGTTTCCCTCCATGATCCGCCAGCCATAGTTACCACCCCGCGTAATGATATCTACTTCCTCATACCTGTTCTGTCCTACATCGCCTGCAAACAACATCCGGCTTTGACGGTCGAATGAGAAGCGCCAGGGGTTCCGCAGGCCATAGGCCCATATTTCAGGCCGTGCACCCGGCCGGTTAACGAACGGATTATCGGGTGGTATCGTATAGGGTGTACCATTAACATTTATTCTTAATATCTTGCCCAGCAAGGTACCCAGGTTCTGGCCATTGCCGGCGGCCCCGTGCTTGTCGCCCCCACCGCCACCATCTCCGAGGCCTACATAAAGATATCCGTCCGGTCCGAACTGCAGCTGACCACCGTTATGATTCGATTCCGGCTCGTCGATCTCCATCACTACCCTGCCGGAGGCTTGATCTGCCACATCCGGATTAGATGCCGAGGCGGTAAATTCCAGTATTCTGCTGGTATGGTCGAAACCAGGTTTGGCTTTTTTTGCGCTATAGTACACATAAAACTTTCGGTTACGTATAAACTCCGGATGGAAGGCCATGCCAAGCAGTCCCCTTTCGTCGTAACCGGGATTGATATTCACCAGGTCTGCGCTGACATCCAGGAAAGGCGTTGGGAGCAGCCTGTTTTGCTTAACGATCCATACTTTTCCTTCTTTCTGACAAAAAAATAGTCTCTCGGAACCATCCCCGGGAACAGCCATATTTACAGGCGATATAAACCCGTCGGTCACCAGTTGCAGCTTCACCCTGCGTTGAGGCGGCTCATTATTTTCATTAGGCCTGCTGTGGGCGCAGGCAGTATGGATCAGTATTGCCGGCAGAAACAGGCAGCTGAACAGAAATGGTTTCATAGCTCGCTGGAATTAATACAGAATAAATATAGTGCTTTCCCGTTTTTTGTACATTTACCCAAAATTCATCAGATTGGACACTTCGGCTTCAAAACCTGACCCATACGCCTCGTTACGCTTTCCAGAATTCAATTATTACCTTGTTATCCGCTTTGCGCTGGTGTTTGCACTGGCAATGCAGTTTGCTATTATTGAATGGAAAGTATATGAAATCTCCAAAGATCCTTTTTCGCTGGGATTGATTGGTTTATCGGAAGTAATACCTGCAGTGACCCTGGCACCTTTTGCCGGTCACCTGGTCGACAAGCTGGAGAAGCGCGGGATCCTGCTCAAATGTGTCATATCGTATATTATTATCGGTTTGGGGTTGTTTCTGTTAACATGGGACCAGGCAGTAGCCGGGCTTCCCAGGCAATGGGTGTTGAACCTGATCTACATGCTGGTTTTCTTCGGAGGCACTGTTCGGGCCTTTACCAGCCCCTCTACGTTCACATTGCTATCCCTGCTCGTACCCCGTGAGTTATACGCTAACGCTTCTACCTGGAGCAGTTCAGCCTGGCAGATAGGCGGCGTACTGGGGCCGGCGCTTGGTGGCCTGTTCATACACTGGTTCGGCGTACACTGGTCGATGCTGTTGGTGGTGATAGTTTTCCTGGCACCGTTATACAGCCTGATAAAAATTAAGCCCAAGCCTATTTACTATAAGCCCAAAGGGGAAAGCTTTTTCGACGGACTGACCCAGGGGATGCGCTTCGTCTGGAAAACCAGGGTGGTACTCAATGCGATGGCGCTGGATATGTTTGCGGTATTGTTCGGAGGAGCAGTGGCCATGTTGCCGGCTTATGCAAAAGATGTGCTGCATGTAGGTTCTCTGGGATATGGATTACTTCGCTCTGCTCCTGCCATCGGCGCCCTCGTTACCATGTTCATACTGGCGCACAGGCCGTTGGCCAATAAACCAGGGCTCAAGCTGCTGGCGGCTGTATTTGGGTTTGGCCTGACCATCATCTTCTTCGGTATCTCCAAAAACTTCTATCTTTCCATGCTCCTGTTGTTATTCAGCGGATCACTGGACGGCGTAAGCGTGATTATCAGACAAACCATCCTGCAACTGAAAACGCCCGACGATATGCGTGGGCGGGTAGCTTCTGTAAGCTCCATGTTCGTAGGATCATCCAACGAACTCGGCGCCTTTGAAAGCGGCTTTATGGCAAGGGCTATCGGACTTGTACCTTCCGTTGTATTTGGTGGCTTTGTAACGCTGGGCGTGGTGGTTACTACCTACATCATTTCCCCCGCCATGCGGAACCTGAATTTAAAAGAGTAGCCACTACAGGCTGAATTTCTCTTTCAATCGTTCCAATACATAATAAACGGCCGGGCAAACCGTACTATTTTCGTACGTGATCTTAGGACGTTTAAAAAAATCATAGCTGTCGGTGTAAGGATAGTTTTCACAATCACCCGGGCGGGCGTCATAGATGCTGCAATAGTTATCAGCACTCAGGAACGGGCATGGAGAAAACTTCACCACATAGTCTTCATCGCTATCGATCCGGAGATATTTCTCAATAAACTCCCCTTCCTTCATTCCGAGATACTTGGATATACGCCTGATATCAGGAGCTTTGAAGCGTGGGCTGATTGTTTTACAGCAGTTGCCGCATTGAAGGCAATCAATTTTACTGAATGCTTCTTCATGCAGGTCCGGCAACAGTTTTTCGACACCTTTCCCGCGACGGGTTTGTAGCTTATCGAGATACTGTTTATTTACTTTCTGTTTCTCCCGGGCCTTTTGTTCCCAGTCTTCTAAAATCTTGCTCATTGCAGCAAAGATAGGTAAATAGTGAATGGACAAAATTATGACACATGAGCTTTAAAATAAAGTAGTATTTATCACCGTATTACCCCGGCAGGGGCCCCTTGTTTGGCTGTTGCTAAAAATCTGCATAGCTTTGCGCATTCTATTTCAAATTAC
The genomic region above belongs to Chitinophaga sp. 180180018-3 and contains:
- a CDS encoding PQQ-dependent sugar dehydrogenase; this encodes MKPFLFSCLFLPAILIHTACAHSRPNENNEPPQRRVKLQLVTDGFISPVNMAVPGDGSERLFFCQKEGKVWIVKQNRLLPTPFLDVSADLVNINPGYDERGLLGMAFHPEFIRNRKFYVYYSAKKAKPGFDHTSRILEFTASASNPDVADQASGRVVMEIDEPESNHNGGQLQFGPDGYLYVGLGDGGGGGDKHGAAGNGQNLGTLLGKILRINVNGTPYTIPPDNPFVNRPGARPEIWAYGLRNPWRFSFDRQSRMLFAGDVGQNRYEEVDIITRGGNYGWRIMEGNHEYNVPPGADRSTLIAPIDEYSHDVGISVTGGYVYRGKAIPALQGAYVFGDYNGKAFVLTVSGRKWERADLELLGRPKEGIQILSWGEDENGELYMLTSSSGSNGFKGAIYKLVKE
- a CDS encoding MFS transporter; the protein is MDTSASKPDPYASLRFPEFNYYLVIRFALVFALAMQFAIIEWKVYEISKDPFSLGLIGLSEVIPAVTLAPFAGHLVDKLEKRGILLKCVISYIIIGLGLFLLTWDQAVAGLPRQWVLNLIYMLVFFGGTVRAFTSPSTFTLLSLLVPRELYANASTWSSSAWQIGGVLGPALGGLFIHWFGVHWSMLLVVIVFLAPLYSLIKIKPKPIYYKPKGESFFDGLTQGMRFVWKTRVVLNAMALDMFAVLFGGAVAMLPAYAKDVLHVGSLGYGLLRSAPAIGALVTMFILAHRPLANKPGLKLLAAVFGFGLTIIFFGISKNFYLSMLLLLFSGSLDGVSVIIRQTILQLKTPDDMRGRVASVSSMFVGSSNELGAFESGFMARAIGLVPSVVFGGFVTLGVVVTTYIISPAMRNLNLKE
- a CDS encoding YkgJ family cysteine cluster protein, translated to MSKILEDWEQKAREKQKVNKQYLDKLQTRRGKGVEKLLPDLHEEAFSKIDCLQCGNCCKTISPRFKAPDIRRISKYLGMKEGEFIEKYLRIDSDEDYVVKFSPCPFLSADNYCSIYDARPGDCENYPYTDSYDFFKRPKITYENSTVCPAVYYVLERLKEKFSL